In Plasmodium gaboni strain SY75 chromosome 8, whole genome shotgun sequence, one DNA window encodes the following:
- a CDS encoding putative vacuolar proton translocating ATPase subunit A — protein MGIFRSEIMKHGTLVLPSDRAREYLDCLGKEVDIQFIDMNEKTMKRQYKKYIQRIDDMERILRFLEENINKLPNIKIKKSKIDSFLEHDNIYELDQVEESLNRLHVQFVRFCNNNKDLIDERNNAIEEKHVILTALNQLSPGVIRGVVGMRRGSVMGVDQHQNSNKNMNNNIVSPFDEGIEDNNISLSTHIMKDGINMMFTNISGVIKTKDQESFSRTIFRAFRGNTYTYFQNIDEDADDNELLKNVEELDSLRSVGGTNNIYNNNNNNNYDSFSDKRDNKDDKKKKKDLKSVFVVYCQGSSQSNIYDKIMKICKAYDVKTYDWPRTYEHAKKRLKELREIINDKEKALKAYEEYFINEIFVLINVVEPNKNSLIEEWKLFCKKERHIYNNLNYFEGSDITLRCDCWYSANDEEKIRHILINKSSNDLVSALLLSDKVLRPNVSPPTYIKTNEFTKSYQSMVDTYGVPRYGEINPAISTIITFPFLFGIMYGDVGHGLCIFLFALFLILMNNKVKNKKNNNEMVTMLFDGRYMLLLMGFFAVYAGFLYNDFFSMPLNLFSSMFMLDKQVDNMEYYKRREITDSATGEVQYAYPYIFGFDCKWLGAENELTYINSFKMKFSIIIGFIHMTFGVLMKGFNALHFKRKMDFFFEFLPQLIMMLSMIGYLVFLIIYKWVTPVGYGGFQKQGIINTIINMYLMKEINNTNQFYPYQNIIQILLLSLFVLCIPFMFICKPAIRTYHIMKEKQKINEHNMRKKKRRGKRNNNNDNGNNNSNSKFLLENKNYSEPGAKEMINAVHHNTKSGGMLLSTNNKKKIVTTDGSNNNMFGDTKNNLLSMHKRNTMNNKISSSQYDNEQQGDEYDDEYDDYDDGDDDDNYDEKEYLNKKKKKRTDDDIEAHLLSSTYEEKGLQGGSAVNMRGEENHHEENISEIWIEQLIETIEFILGLISNTASYLRLWALSLAHQQLSFVFFEQTILNSLKRDSFVSVLINLILFSQLFSILTIAVILCMDTLECFLHSLRLQWVEFQNKFYKGDGIPFKPFNIKKLLNENE, from the coding sequence ATGGGCATATTTAGATCAGAGATTATGAAACACGGGACTTTAGTTCTGCCTTCTGATAGGGCAAGAGAATATTTAGATTGCCTAGGTAAAGAAGTAGATATACAATTTATAGATATGAATGAGAAGACGATGAAAAGAcaatataagaaatatattcaaCGTATTGATGACATGGAAAGGATTTTACGTTTTTTAGAAGAgaatattaataaattacctaatataaaaataaagaagagTAAAATTGATAGTTTTTTAGAAcatgataatatatatgaactTGATCAAGTTGAAGAATCTTTAAATCGATTACATGTTCAATTTGTTCGTTTctgtaataataataaagatcTTATAGATGAAAGAAATAATGCTATAGAAGAGAAGCATGTGATTTTAACAGCTCTGAATCAATTAAGTCCTGGAGTGATTAGAGGAGTTGTTGGTATGAGAAGAGGATCTGTAATGGGTGTAGATCAGCATCAAAATAGTAATAAgaatatgaataataatattgtaaGTCCTTTTGATGAGGGTAttgaagataataatatatctttatcAACACATATTATGAAGGATGGTATTAATATGATGTTTACAAATATATCAGGtgttataaaaacaaaagaCCAAGAAAGTTTTAGTCGTACAATATTTAGAGCCTTTAGAGGtaatacatatacatattttcAAAACATAGATGAAGATGCCGATGATAATGagttattaaaaaatgtgGAAGAATTAGATTCGTTGAGATCAGTTGGAGGtactaataatatatataataataataataataataattatgatagTTTTTCAGATAAGAGAGATAACAAAGatgataagaaaaaaaagaaagattTAAAAAGTGTATTTGTAGTATATTGTCAAGGTTCGTCACAAAGcaatatatatgataagataatgaaaatttGTAAGGCTTATGATGTGAAGACGTATGACTGGCCAAGAACTTATGAACATGCAAAGAAGAgattaaaagaattaagAGAGATTATTAATGATAAGGAGAAAGCTTTAAAAGCATATgaagaatattttataaatgaaatatttgtattaataaatGTAGTAGAACCTAATAAAAATAGTTTAATAGAAGAATggaaattattttgtaaaaaagaaagacatatatataataatttaaattattttgaagGTAGTGATATAACATTACGTTGTGATTGTTGGTATAGTGCaaatgatgaagaaaaaataagacatattttaataaataaaagttCAAATGATTTAGTATCAgcattattattatcagATAAAGTATTAAGACCTAATGTATCTCCTccaacatatataaaaacaaatgaaTTTACAAAGTCATATCAATCAATGGTAGATACATATGGTGTACCAAGATATGGTGAGATTAATCCTGCTATATCAACTATTATAACGtttccatttttatttggAATAATGTATGGAGATGTTGGCCATGGattatgtatttttttatttgctttatttttaatattaatgaataataaagttaaaaataaaaaaaataataatgagaTGGTTACTATGTTATTTGATGGTCgatatatgttattattaatgGGTTTCTTTGCAGTATATGCTGgatttttatataatgattttttttctatgcctttaaatttattttcttctatGTTTATGTTAGATAAACAAGTAGATAATATggaatattataaaagaagaGAGATAACCGATTCAGCAACAGGTGAGGTTCAATATGCATATCCTTATATTTTTGGTTTTGATTGTAAATGGTTAGGAGCAGAAAATGaattaacatatattaattcttttaaGATGAAATTTTCAATCATAATTGGTTTCATACATATGACTTTTGGTGTACTTATGAAAGGATTTAATGCTTTacattttaaaagaaaaatggATTTCTTTTTTGAATTCTTACCACAATTAATTATGATGTTATCTATGATTGGATATTTAGTTTTCttgattatatataaatggGTTACACCAGTTGGATATGGAGGATTTCAAAAACAAGGGATCATTAATActattataaatatgtatttaatgaaagaaataaataatacgAATCAATTTTATCcttatcaaaatataatacagATACTCTTATTATCTTTGTTTGTTTTATGTATCCcttttatgtttatatgtAAGCCAGCTATTCGAACATATCACATAATGAAAGAAAAGCAAAAAATTAATGAGCATAATATGaggaaaaagaaaaggagaggaaaaagaaataacaacaatgataatggtaataataatagtaatagtaaATTCCttttagaaaataaaaattattccGAGCCAGGAGCCAAAGAAATGATCAATGCCGTTCATCATAATACAAAATCAGGTGGTATGTTATTATcaacaaataataaaaaaaaaattgtaacAACAGATggtagtaataataatatgtttgGTGATACAAagaataatttattatcaatgcataaaagaaatacaatgaataataaaatatccTCTTCACAATATGATAATGAACAACAAGGTGATGAATATGATGATGAATATGATGATTATGATGATGgtgatgatgatgataattatgatgaaaaagaatatttaaataaaaagaaaaaaaaaagaacagATGATGATATAGAAGCTCATTTATTAAGTTCTAcatatgaagaaaaagGATTACAAGGAGGTTCGGCAGTAAACATGAGAGGAGAAGAGAATCATCATGAAGAAAACATTTCAGAAATATGGATTGAGCAGTTAATAGAAACAATTGAATTTATATTAGGATTAATTAGTAACACAGCTTCTTATTTAAGATTATGGGCATTATCATTAGCTCATCAACAATTatcatttgttttttttgaGCAAACCATTCTTAATTCTTTAAAGAGAGATAGTTTTGTATCTGTATTAATTAacttaatattattttctcaattattttcaatacTAACTATAGCtgttatattatgtatGGACACACTGGAATGTTTCTTACATTCATTAAGATTGCAATGGGTTGAatttcaaaataaattttacAAGGGAGATGGTATCCCCTTCAAGCCTTTCAATATAAAGAAGTTGTTGAATGAAAATGAGTAA